From one Amycolatopsis sp. FDAARGOS 1241 genomic stretch:
- a CDS encoding DoxX family protein yields the protein MTDSERISLSATTSSVRHEQVGADVALLLLRLIVAATMGAHGLIKVFGAFGGPGLDSFAKVLHGYGFTRGLGLLSWITGLTEVGGSGLLVLGFLTPLAATGLLGVGLSVVVSKLDGGFFEGSGKGFEFELTLAVLALAILLAGSGRIALDVNTPWRRHPFRYGLVGLLLAIVASIVIGLAF from the coding sequence ATGACCGATTCCGAACGGATTTCCCTGTCCGCCACCACTTCTTCGGTTCGTCACGAACAGGTTGGTGCCGACGTCGCGCTCCTGCTGCTGCGCCTGATCGTCGCGGCGACCATGGGAGCGCACGGCCTCATCAAGGTCTTCGGCGCCTTCGGCGGCCCGGGGCTCGACAGCTTCGCCAAAGTACTCCACGGCTACGGCTTCACGCGCGGCCTCGGCCTGCTGTCGTGGATCACGGGCCTCACTGAAGTGGGCGGCAGCGGGCTCCTGGTGCTCGGCTTCCTGACGCCCCTTGCGGCAACGGGATTGCTGGGCGTCGGCTTGAGCGTCGTTGTTTCCAAACTGGACGGTGGGTTCTTCGAGGGCAGCGGCAAGGGCTTCGAGTTCGAACTGACGTTGGCGGTACTGGCGCTCGCGATCCTCCTCGCGGGCTCGGGCCGGATCGCCCTGGACGTCAACACGCCGTGGCGCCGCCACCCCTTCCGCTACGGCCTGGTCGGCCTACTGCTCGCGATCGTCGCTTCGATCGTGATCGGCTTGGCGTTCTGA
- a CDS encoding peptidase inhibitor family I36 protein encodes MLAIAPATSAAGTGAAGHFCLFEGDSCKGQHIEFAYRAGAIGLSKTNWAGDNGFVANGTSSMQNNTSHTAKLFDSNNCTGKQGKEVKPNSVDAGPGQQRFRQQGELCSVRLILRKMVSTEKQFR; translated from the coding sequence ATGCTCGCCATCGCCCCGGCGACCAGCGCGGCCGGAACGGGCGCAGCCGGGCACTTCTGCCTGTTCGAGGGCGACAGCTGCAAGGGTCAGCACATCGAGTTCGCTTACCGCGCGGGCGCCATCGGCCTGTCCAAGACCAACTGGGCGGGCGACAACGGCTTCGTCGCCAATGGCACCAGCTCGATGCAGAACAACACCTCGCACACCGCGAAGCTGTTCGATTCTAACAACTGCACCGGCAAGCAGGGTAAGGAGGTCAAGCCCAACTCGGTCGACGCCGGGCCTGGCCAACAACGGTTTCGGCAACAAGGCGAGCTGTGTTCTGTTCGTCTGATCCTGAGAAAAATGGTATCCACGGAAAAGCAATTCCGGTGA
- a CDS encoding isocitrate lyase/phosphoenolpyruvate mutase family protein: MESLQDKAKVFRALHGEPMVVLPNAWDAGSAAVIEHAGAKAIATTSGGVSWALGRGDGQGLTRAEMTEAVRRIASAVSVPVSADVEGGYGPGPADVATTVTEIIGAGAVGVNLEDSRAGTLSLFSSAEQAARLKAAREAAVAAGLPDLWLNARTDVYLFGVGEPSGRFDDVVTRARAYAEAGVDSIFVPGLVDLAVLRELTAASPIPVAVMAWPGAPSVSEFAAAGVRRVTVGTALAQGAYAVALRAAQEMLGEGKYDELGAGVDFGTLNGLFT, encoded by the coding sequence GTGGAATCGTTGCAGGACAAGGCAAAGGTGTTCAGAGCGCTGCACGGCGAGCCGATGGTGGTGCTGCCGAACGCCTGGGACGCGGGCAGCGCGGCGGTCATCGAACACGCCGGCGCCAAGGCCATCGCCACCACGAGTGGTGGTGTTTCGTGGGCACTCGGCCGCGGCGACGGCCAGGGGCTCACGCGCGCGGAGATGACGGAGGCCGTACGGCGGATCGCGTCGGCGGTGTCGGTGCCGGTGAGCGCCGATGTCGAAGGGGGTTATGGCCCGGGCCCGGCCGACGTCGCCACCACCGTCACGGAGATCATCGGCGCCGGCGCGGTGGGGGTGAACCTGGAGGACTCGCGCGCGGGCACGCTGTCGTTGTTCTCCTCAGCCGAGCAGGCCGCACGGTTGAAGGCAGCTCGCGAGGCCGCGGTGGCGGCGGGGTTGCCGGACCTGTGGCTCAACGCGCGCACGGATGTGTACCTCTTCGGCGTCGGCGAGCCTTCGGGACGGTTCGACGACGTCGTGACTCGCGCGCGGGCGTACGCGGAAGCCGGCGTGGACAGCATTTTCGTGCCCGGCTTGGTGGACCTCGCGGTGCTGCGCGAGCTCACGGCGGCGTCACCGATCCCGGTGGCCGTGATGGCGTGGCCGGGTGCGCCGTCGGTGTCGGAGTTCGCCGCGGCGGGCGTGCGGAGGGTGACTGTGGGAACGGCGCTGGCGCAGGGTGCGTACGCGGTCGCGCTGCGGGCAGCGCAGGAAATGCTCGGGGAGGGCAAGTACGACGAGCTGGGCGCGGGCGTCGACTTCGGCACGCTGAACGGCTTGTTCACGTGA
- a CDS encoding alpha/beta fold hydrolase, which yields MCPPHPTLILDGADDIRPAGLSTPWPPLSRPPRRVVLPDVGHVPWLEAPAQFAAAVLDFLTSR from the coding sequence GTGTGCCCTCCCCACCCCACCCTCATCCTCGACGGCGCCGACGACATCCGCCCCGCTGGGCTGTCGACTCCCTGGCCGCCGCTCTCCCGGCCTCCTCGGCGCGTGGTCTTGCCGGATGTCGGCCACGTGCCGTGGCTCGAAGCGCCGGCGCAGTTCGCCGCTGCCGTGCTGGACTTCCTCACCTCGCGGTGA
- a CDS encoding zinc-binding dehydrogenase, with the protein MQYAKALGYRVAAIARGTDKAELVAQLGADEYVDGTGVDPGQALQKLGGAAAVVATAASGSSMSPLVAGLAPRGKMVVVGAGQDPISVATPDLIFGTHTITGSLTGSAIENEDSLAFAATRGVRPMNEVVPWTDAPQAYERMMSGKARSRVVLDLAA; encoded by the coding sequence GTGCAGTACGCGAAGGCGCTCGGCTACCGCGTCGCGGCCATCGCGCGCGGCACCGACAAGGCGGAACTCGTCGCGCAGCTCGGCGCGGACGAGTACGTCGACGGCACCGGCGTCGACCCCGGCCAGGCGCTGCAGAAGCTCGGCGGCGCTGCGGCCGTCGTCGCGACGGCCGCGAGCGGTTCGTCCATGTCGCCGCTGGTCGCGGGTCTCGCGCCACGCGGGAAGATGGTCGTCGTGGGTGCCGGACAGGATCCGATCTCCGTCGCCACGCCGGACCTCATCTTCGGCACGCACACCATCACCGGCAGCCTCACCGGCTCGGCGATCGAGAACGAGGACAGCCTCGCGTTCGCCGCCACCCGCGGAGTGCGGCCGATGAACGAGGTCGTCCCGTGGACCGACGCCCCGCAGGCCTACGAGCGCATGATGTCCGGCAAGGCCCGGTCCCGCGTCGTCCTCGACCTGGCGGCGTGA
- a CDS encoding aldehyde dehydrogenase produces MAEHFKMLIGGRAVDAISGKTFESRNPYTGEPWAVLPDGGPEDVDAAVQAARAALEGEWGSATGFTRAALLRRLGDLIAANAERLARLEVNDSGKLLREMLGQLTALGGWYHYFAGLADKIEGRQIPSPNPNYLVYTRREPVGVVAAITPWNSPLLLMTWKLAPALAAGCTVVVKPSEHAPVSTLGFAELVTEAGFPPGVVNVVTGLSRETGAALAGHPGVDKVAFTGSTATGRAVARAAADNLVKVTLELGGKSPQVVFPDADLEAAANGIVAGVFAATGQTCMAGSRLIVHADVHDELVRLVADRAARIKLGDPTAAETEMGPVANEPQYEKVLQYLETARAEGATVAYGGAADAGLGGLFVQPTVLTGVTPASTVYREEVFGPVLAALTFTDEDEAVKLANDTPYGLAGAVWTKDVHRAHRVAGRIRAGSVWINAYRVVAPSVPFGGFKNSGLGRENGVHAVDEYLEEKAVWVELTGGTRDPFTLG; encoded by the coding sequence ATGGCCGAACACTTCAAGATGCTCATCGGCGGCCGAGCCGTCGACGCGATCAGCGGCAAGACGTTCGAATCACGCAACCCCTACACCGGCGAACCCTGGGCCGTGCTGCCCGACGGCGGCCCCGAAGACGTCGACGCGGCCGTGCAGGCGGCCCGCGCGGCCCTCGAAGGCGAATGGGGCTCGGCCACGGGCTTCACCCGCGCCGCGCTGCTGCGCCGGCTGGGTGACCTCATCGCCGCCAACGCCGAACGGCTCGCGCGCCTGGAGGTCAACGACTCCGGCAAGCTGCTGCGCGAGATGCTCGGCCAGCTCACCGCCCTCGGCGGCTGGTACCACTACTTCGCGGGACTGGCCGACAAGATCGAGGGCCGGCAGATCCCGTCGCCCAACCCCAACTACCTCGTGTACACGCGCCGGGAGCCCGTCGGCGTGGTCGCGGCCATCACGCCGTGGAACTCGCCGCTGCTGCTGATGACGTGGAAGCTCGCACCCGCGCTGGCGGCGGGCTGCACGGTCGTCGTGAAGCCCTCGGAGCACGCACCCGTGTCGACGCTCGGCTTCGCGGAGCTGGTGACCGAGGCCGGGTTCCCGCCGGGTGTGGTCAACGTCGTCACCGGGCTTTCGCGCGAAACGGGCGCCGCGCTTGCCGGGCACCCGGGCGTGGACAAGGTGGCGTTCACCGGCTCGACCGCCACCGGGCGCGCGGTCGCTCGCGCGGCCGCGGACAACCTCGTGAAGGTGACGCTGGAGCTCGGCGGGAAGTCGCCGCAGGTCGTGTTCCCCGACGCCGACCTCGAAGCCGCCGCGAACGGGATCGTCGCGGGTGTCTTCGCCGCCACCGGGCAGACGTGCATGGCGGGCTCGCGCCTGATCGTGCACGCGGACGTCCACGACGAGCTGGTGCGGCTCGTGGCCGACCGCGCGGCGCGGATCAAGCTGGGCGACCCGACGGCGGCGGAGACCGAGATGGGGCCGGTGGCGAACGAGCCGCAGTACGAGAAGGTGTTGCAGTACCTGGAGACCGCGCGGGCGGAGGGTGCGACCGTGGCCTACGGCGGTGCGGCGGACGCCGGGCTGGGCGGACTGTTCGTCCAGCCGACGGTGCTGACCGGCGTGACCCCGGCCTCGACGGTGTACCGCGAGGAGGTCTTCGGGCCGGTGCTGGCGGCGCTGACGTTCACCGACGAGGACGAAGCCGTGAAGCTGGCCAACGACACGCCCTACGGCCTGGCGGGCGCGGTGTGGACCAAAGATGTGCACCGCGCGCACCGCGTCGCGGGCCGGATCCGGGCGGGGAGCGTGTGGATCAACGCATACCGCGTGGTGGCGCCGTCGGTTCCGTTCGGGGGCTTCAAGAACTCCGGTCTGGGGCGGGAGAACGGCGTGCACGCGGTGGACGAGTACCTCGAGGAGAAGGCGGTGTGGGTGGAACTGACCGGCGGGACGCGGGATCCGTTCACGCTGGGGTGA
- a CDS encoding alkaline phosphatase, producing the protein MDNPTRRKFLTVTGAAAALALAGTLPGITASGATSVDTDRVPGYPFKLGIASGDPLPDAVVIWTRLAPKPLDPFGGMNDRPVSVRWEVAEDERFRRIVRSGNAIARREASHSVHVDVRGLRPWREYFYRFRVGGYSSPVGRTRTSPAAHQSVGAVSLAYASCQAWYEGFYTAYRDMAAYDHDVIFHLGDYIYEYGVGADGGLRKQNMAVEFTRETTTLDDYRGRYALYKTDLDLQAAHASAPWIITIDDHEVENNWAGDISENNDPVAQFLVRRANAFRAWWEHQPVRTTQLPNGPDVRMYRRFQYGDLVRFNVLDTRQYRDDQAAGDGTKAPNPQSLDPNRTITGAAQEKWLLDGMAEHSARWEVLAHQTAIAQLDTAAGAAALVPMDTWDGYVASRKRVLGGAQERKVRNLVSIAGDLHRSVASELRPDYADPNSPVVATEFVGTSITSGQDGMDLDPGGQTILDENPHVKFGNFQRGYVRCDVTPREWVSDYRVVDKVSIPNGTVTTRAKLTVEDRVPAINVH; encoded by the coding sequence GTGGACAACCCGACGCGACGCAAGTTCCTCACCGTCACCGGTGCGGCGGCCGCGCTGGCGCTGGCCGGCACGCTGCCCGGCATCACCGCCTCCGGCGCCACCTCCGTGGACACCGACCGCGTGCCCGGCTACCCGTTCAAGCTCGGCATCGCCTCCGGCGACCCGCTGCCCGACGCCGTCGTGATCTGGACGCGTCTGGCGCCGAAGCCGCTGGACCCGTTCGGTGGCATGAACGACCGCCCGGTCTCGGTGCGCTGGGAGGTCGCCGAGGATGAGCGGTTCCGCCGGATCGTGCGCTCGGGAAACGCGATCGCGCGGCGCGAAGCGTCGCACAGCGTGCACGTGGACGTGCGCGGGCTGCGGCCGTGGCGGGAGTACTTCTACCGCTTCCGCGTCGGCGGGTACTCCAGCCCGGTCGGCCGTACGCGCACGAGCCCGGCCGCGCACCAGTCCGTCGGCGCCGTTTCGCTCGCCTACGCCAGCTGCCAGGCCTGGTACGAGGGCTTCTACACCGCGTACCGCGATATGGCCGCCTACGACCACGACGTGATCTTCCACCTCGGCGACTACATCTACGAGTACGGCGTCGGCGCCGACGGCGGGCTGCGCAAGCAGAACATGGCCGTCGAGTTCACGCGCGAGACCACGACGCTCGACGACTACCGCGGCCGCTACGCCCTCTACAAGACCGACCTCGACCTGCAGGCCGCGCACGCGTCCGCGCCGTGGATCATCACGATCGACGACCACGAGGTCGAGAACAACTGGGCCGGCGACATCTCCGAGAACAACGACCCCGTCGCGCAGTTCCTCGTGCGCCGCGCCAACGCGTTCCGCGCGTGGTGGGAGCACCAGCCCGTGCGCACCACGCAGCTGCCGAACGGGCCGGACGTCCGGATGTACCGCCGCTTCCAGTACGGCGATCTCGTCCGCTTCAACGTCCTCGACACCCGGCAGTACCGGGACGACCAGGCGGCGGGTGACGGTACGAAGGCGCCGAACCCCCAGTCGCTCGACCCGAACCGCACGATCACCGGTGCGGCGCAGGAGAAGTGGCTGCTCGACGGCATGGCCGAGCACTCCGCGCGCTGGGAGGTCCTCGCGCACCAGACGGCGATCGCGCAGCTCGACACCGCGGCCGGCGCGGCCGCGCTGGTGCCGATGGACACGTGGGACGGCTACGTCGCCTCCCGCAAGCGAGTCCTCGGCGGCGCGCAGGAGCGCAAGGTGCGCAACCTCGTCAGCATCGCCGGCGATCTGCACCGCAGCGTCGCGTCCGAGCTGCGGCCCGACTACGCCGACCCGAACTCGCCCGTGGTGGCGACGGAGTTCGTCGGCACGTCGATCACCTCCGGCCAGGACGGCATGGACCTCGACCCGGGCGGCCAGACCATCCTGGACGAGAACCCGCACGTGAAGTTCGGCAACTTCCAGCGCGGCTACGTGCGCTGCGACGTCACCCCGCGTGAATGGGTCTCCGACTACCGCGTTGTCGACAAGGTCTCGATCCCGAACGGCACGGTCACCACGCGCGCGAAGCTCACCGTCGAAGACCGCGTGCCCGCCATCAACGTCCACTGA
- a CDS encoding SDR family NAD(P)-dependent oxidoreductase has product MTLRDHVALVTGGSGGIGGALVRRLAAEGLKVAVHYSATREAAEAVARETGGVALQADLAVASAAEELVAAVETSLGPVDVLVANHGRSRRRELDREITAADWDETFAVNTRAPFLLTQAVLGGMRERGFGRILYTSSVAGLTGGVVGPDYAASKAALHGLVHHLAPRVAADGVTVNALAPALIERTAMLPGDPGDLAKMIPVGRLGTPEEIADFAFAVLGNGYLTNHVLPVDGGLHPY; this is encoded by the coding sequence ATGACTCTGCGGGATCACGTGGCCCTCGTCACCGGAGGCAGCGGCGGGATCGGCGGCGCGCTCGTCCGCCGGCTGGCCGCGGAGGGCTTGAAAGTTGCCGTGCACTATTCGGCGACGCGCGAGGCCGCCGAAGCGGTGGCGCGGGAGACGGGCGGGGTCGCGCTGCAGGCCGACCTCGCCGTGGCGTCGGCCGCTGAGGAACTCGTCGCAGCCGTTGAAACGAGTCTCGGGCCGGTGGACGTGCTCGTGGCCAACCACGGCCGTTCGCGGCGCCGTGAGCTGGACCGGGAGATCACCGCGGCCGACTGGGACGAGACGTTCGCCGTGAACACACGCGCGCCGTTCCTGCTGACGCAGGCCGTGCTCGGCGGCATGCGCGAACGCGGGTTCGGCCGGATCCTCTACACGTCCTCGGTCGCGGGCCTCACGGGTGGCGTGGTGGGTCCGGACTACGCGGCGTCGAAGGCCGCCCTCCACGGGCTCGTGCACCACCTGGCGCCGCGCGTGGCCGCCGACGGCGTGACGGTGAACGCGCTGGCCCCGGCGCTGATCGAGCGCACGGCCATGCTGCCCGGCGACCCGGGCGACCTCGCGAAAATGATCCCGGTGGGCCGGCTGGGGACGCCCGAGGAGATCGCCGACTTCGCCTTCGCCGTGCTCGGCAACGGCTACCTGACGAACCACGTGCTGCCCGTCGACGGTGGTCTGCACCCCTACTGA
- a CDS encoding DUF5709 domain-containing protein yields the protein MDDDIEDNADTGLLDPEDTLEDGDPYDEGYSPPERPLEVREWGMTAAEELAGESWEGRLARELPDVTTDLDGDDLGDTTDTDGELVDDEVGDARAGRLVAQDAGFGPDLDDELYASDAGIDGGAASAEEAAVHVITPRD from the coding sequence GTGGACGACGACATCGAGGACAACGCCGACACCGGCTTGCTGGACCCCGAGGACACCCTTGAGGACGGTGACCCGTACGACGAGGGTTACTCGCCGCCGGAACGCCCGCTCGAGGTGCGCGAATGGGGCATGACCGCCGCCGAAGAGCTCGCCGGCGAGAGCTGGGAGGGCCGACTTGCCCGTGAACTCCCGGACGTCACCACCGACCTCGACGGCGACGACCTGGGCGACACGACGGACACCGACGGCGAACTCGTCGACGACGAAGTCGGCGACGCCCGCGCCGGCCGCCTGGTCGCCCAGGACGCCGGCTTCGGCCCGGACCTCGACGACGAGCTCTACGCCTCCGACGCGGGCATCGACGGGGGCGCCGCGTCGGCCGAAGAGGCCGCCGTGCACGTGATCACTCCGCGCGACTGA
- a CDS encoding sigma-70 family RNA polymerase sigma factor, with protein MAGLRTRHRQQVADEALVRSLFEEHGKAMLAYATRLLGDRAAAEDVVQEALVRAWRNPDSLLNGKGSVRGWLLTVVRNLVIDKVRARDARPAEVAESPTTVPVENDHADHVVDSMVVLSALEGLSPEHREVLEQMYLHGRTVTEAAEKLGIPPGTVKSRSYYGLRALREKFQDQRVGAA; from the coding sequence ATGGCCGGGTTGAGGACCCGTCACCGCCAGCAGGTGGCCGACGAGGCGCTCGTCCGCTCGTTGTTCGAGGAGCACGGCAAGGCGATGCTCGCCTACGCCACGAGATTGCTCGGCGACCGCGCGGCCGCGGAGGACGTCGTGCAGGAGGCACTGGTGCGCGCGTGGCGCAACCCGGACAGCCTGCTCAACGGCAAGGGCTCGGTGCGTGGCTGGCTGCTGACCGTGGTGCGCAACCTGGTGATCGACAAGGTCCGCGCGCGTGACGCGCGCCCGGCCGAGGTCGCGGAGTCGCCGACGACCGTGCCGGTGGAGAACGACCACGCCGACCACGTCGTCGACTCCATGGTGGTGCTCTCGGCGCTCGAGGGCCTGTCGCCGGAGCACCGCGAGGTCCTCGAGCAGATGTACCTGCACGGCCGCACCGTGACGGAGGCCGCCGAGAAGCTGGGCATTCCGCCGGGGACGGTGAAATCCCGTTCGTACTACGGGTTGCGGGCGTTGCGCGAGAAGTTCCAGGACCAGCGCGTGGGGGCGGCGTGA
- a CDS encoding VanZ family protein translates to MTQWSGPTLIALFVGFGLAFVLVVPYAVLSYRRRGEFGPGRAIAAFGFLVYCCALVTYTLLPQPVVDAAYCASHESLRHPVFNPLQFLSDMKQFHTGLLDNPALRQVLFNVALFAPWGVFLRRLYGKNTAVAIASGFLASLLIETTQLTGVWFLVDCPYRLFDTGDLLSNTVGAAVGAVVAPVFGRPHVRLDAKAPRPVRSGRRLFGMLLDLIAVTLLGVALNVLVRAIAYLRDPQSLNAVLGNGGTSLLDATLGEWLPAVVLLLFVPLAGNGATVGQRAVLLTVVNKDDDKPSVLQMLVRFVFGSGGYFIAVGISTVSGQATSFTALWILVSGLFAIFTRTHRGLTGLLTGLRVADVRRKNQPEPVPA, encoded by the coding sequence GTGACACAGTGGAGCGGGCCGACGTTGATCGCCCTGTTCGTCGGGTTCGGGCTGGCGTTCGTGCTGGTGGTGCCGTACGCCGTGCTCAGCTACCGGCGCCGCGGCGAGTTCGGGCCGGGCCGCGCGATCGCGGCGTTCGGGTTCCTCGTCTACTGCTGCGCGCTCGTCACGTACACGCTCCTGCCGCAACCCGTCGTCGACGCGGCCTACTGCGCGAGCCACGAATCACTGCGTCACCCGGTGTTCAACCCGCTGCAGTTCCTGTCCGACATGAAGCAGTTCCACACCGGGCTGCTCGACAACCCGGCGCTGCGCCAGGTGCTGTTCAACGTCGCGCTCTTCGCGCCGTGGGGCGTCTTCCTCCGGCGCCTGTACGGGAAGAACACGGCCGTCGCGATCGCCAGCGGGTTCCTCGCGTCGCTGCTCATCGAGACGACGCAACTCACCGGCGTGTGGTTCCTCGTCGACTGCCCGTACCGGCTGTTCGACACCGGTGATCTGCTGTCCAACACGGTCGGCGCGGCTGTCGGCGCGGTGGTCGCCCCGGTGTTCGGCCGCCCGCACGTGCGCCTCGACGCGAAGGCCCCACGCCCGGTCCGCAGCGGCCGGCGCCTCTTCGGCATGCTGCTGGACCTGATCGCCGTGACGTTGCTGGGCGTCGCGCTCAACGTCCTGGTCCGCGCGATCGCATACCTGCGCGATCCGCAGAGCCTCAACGCCGTCCTCGGCAACGGCGGGACTTCCCTGCTCGATGCCACCCTCGGCGAATGGCTCCCCGCCGTGGTCCTGCTGCTGTTCGTGCCTCTGGCCGGCAACGGCGCGACGGTCGGCCAGCGCGCCGTCCTCCTGACCGTCGTGAACAAGGACGACGACAAGCCGTCGGTGCTGCAGATGCTGGTGCGCTTCGTGTTCGGCTCGGGCGGCTACTTCATCGCCGTCGGAATCAGCACGGTGAGCGGGCAGGCGACGTCGTTCACGGCGCTGTGGATCCTCGTCAGCGGCCTGTTCGCGATCTTCACGCGCACTCACCGCGGTCTCACCGGCCTGCTGACGGGCCTTCGCGTGGCCGACGTCCGGCGCAAGAACCAGCCGGAGCCCGTCCCGGCGTAA
- a CDS encoding anti-sigma factor — translation MSELSEHADLAGYVAGEVSAEEKQAIEAHLAGCADCRAEVESLREMQEFLGEVPPEALLDGPPDGGDLLLQRTLRQVRSEARSSAGRGRFLAATAAVVVAAAAMGVGVVVGKSGTSSGPAVAVPPLPAPVPSSASSTVPGTKFISGTSGDARLTASIVPAAGWVRVEAAVTGIPAGEKCRLIVVSKNGDREIAGSWLVSPKAVHDGADLNGSALVDPNEVASIMVENTEGHRFVEANV, via the coding sequence ATGAGTGAGCTTTCCGAGCACGCGGACCTCGCCGGTTACGTCGCCGGTGAGGTGTCGGCGGAGGAGAAGCAGGCGATCGAGGCGCACCTCGCCGGCTGCGCGGACTGCCGCGCGGAGGTCGAATCGCTGCGCGAGATGCAGGAGTTCCTCGGCGAGGTGCCGCCGGAGGCGCTGCTCGACGGACCGCCCGACGGCGGCGACCTGCTGCTGCAGCGCACGCTGCGCCAGGTGCGTTCCGAGGCGCGCAGTTCGGCCGGGCGCGGTCGGTTCCTGGCCGCCACGGCTGCCGTGGTCGTCGCCGCGGCCGCAATGGGCGTCGGGGTCGTCGTCGGCAAGTCGGGCACTTCCTCCGGCCCGGCGGTCGCCGTTCCGCCGTTGCCCGCGCCGGTGCCTTCGTCGGCGTCCAGCACCGTGCCCGGCACGAAGTTCATCAGCGGCACGTCCGGCGACGCCCGGCTCACCGCGAGCATTGTGCCGGCCGCCGGCTGGGTGCGCGTCGAAGCCGCCGTCACGGGCATCCCGGCGGGGGAGAAGTGCCGGCTCATCGTCGTCAGCAAGAACGGCGACCGCGAAATCGCGGGCAGCTGGCTCGTCTCCCCCAAGGCGGTCCACGACGGTGCCGACCTGAACGGTTCGGCCCTCGTCGATCCCAACGAGGTGGCCTCGATCATGGTCGAGAATACCGAGGGTCACCGGTTCGTGGAAGCGAACGTCTGA
- a CDS encoding S1C family serine protease produces MSDNTGAPLGAPWAQQPSLVPPPRPQEPPPGPEEPKKRPLRAVLLAVGLVVLLGLVGIAVGHYAWGPKPPPAPAKVVSAAPPPFDVAAALAKVSPAVVNIDVELGLEGGGAAGTGIVLSPDGLVLTNNHVVEGATTSMRVTDVGNGRGYDATVLGYDRAHDIALLKLDGASGLAAATLGDSNATRIGDAVVAVGNAGGVGGPPSASPGKVTRLGRQVTAADEVTGATETLHDLIQVDADVRSGDSGGPLADPQGRVIGIDTAANAGYVFDEGLRPHEGFAIPIAQATDIAQRIRDGKASDTVHIGPSAFLGLTVVDGGNGSGALIKSVVAGGPAAKLGLKANLLVVGVDDKPVTSATALVAVLDTHHPGDRLRVTVAGQGGKTATVTLIPVSGPIG; encoded by the coding sequence ATGAGCGACAACACCGGCGCCCCTCTCGGCGCGCCGTGGGCACAGCAGCCGTCCCTCGTTCCGCCGCCGCGGCCGCAGGAACCGCCGCCTGGTCCCGAAGAGCCGAAGAAGCGTCCGCTGCGCGCCGTGCTGCTCGCGGTGGGCCTGGTCGTGCTGCTGGGGCTGGTGGGGATCGCCGTCGGGCACTACGCGTGGGGTCCCAAGCCGCCACCCGCTCCGGCGAAGGTGGTCAGCGCGGCCCCGCCGCCGTTCGACGTCGCCGCGGCGCTCGCGAAGGTGAGCCCGGCCGTGGTGAACATCGATGTGGAGCTGGGTCTCGAGGGCGGCGGCGCCGCGGGCACCGGCATCGTCCTGAGCCCCGACGGGCTGGTGCTCACCAACAACCACGTCGTCGAGGGCGCCACCACCTCGATGCGCGTCACCGACGTCGGCAACGGCCGCGGCTACGACGCCACCGTGCTGGGTTACGACCGCGCTCACGACATCGCCCTGCTCAAGCTCGACGGCGCGAGCGGCCTCGCCGCGGCGACCCTCGGCGACTCGAACGCTACGCGCATCGGCGACGCGGTCGTCGCCGTCGGCAACGCAGGCGGCGTCGGCGGTCCGCCGAGCGCGTCACCCGGCAAGGTCACGAGACTCGGCCGGCAGGTGACCGCGGCCGACGAGGTCACCGGCGCCACCGAGACGCTGCACGACCTGATCCAGGTCGACGCCGACGTCCGGTCGGGCGACTCCGGCGGCCCGCTCGCCGACCCGCAGGGCCGCGTGATCGGCATCGACACCGCCGCGAACGCCGGGTACGTCTTCGACGAGGGCCTGCGCCCCCACGAGGGCTTCGCGATCCCGATCGCGCAGGCAACCGACATCGCGCAGCGCATCCGCGACGGTAAGGCGTCGGACACCGTCCACATCGGACCGAGTGCGTTCCTCGGCCTCACCGTGGTCGACGGAGGCAACGGCTCGGGCGCGCTCATCAAGTCCGTGGTGGCGGGCGGGCCCGCGGCCAAATTGGGGCTCAAGGCGAACCTGCTCGTGGTGGGCGTCGACGACAAACCGGTGACGTCGGCGACCGCGCTGGTCGCCGTGCTGGACACCCACCACCCCGGCGATCGGCTGCGCGTCACCGTGGCGGGCCAGGGCGGCAAGACGGCGACGGTGACCCTGATCCCGGTGAGCGGCCCGATCGGCTGA